One Parachlamydia sp. AcF125 DNA segment encodes these proteins:
- the dnaB gene encoding replicative DNA helicase, with product MSEAPIKVKIAPNSKESEMMVLGCMLTSINALNVAADALDDADFYYTEHKLIFQTLKEAYKNDKPADVHLVCEELKRQDKLKAVGGVAYVTTLAQFAGTSAHIEEYCELVRNKAMLRSMIHAAQHVEKRALEEPADVSEALDEAQQLFFQISQSASSSHGVLIGQILSGVKSESQVPFLKELQQRQELYHQRGPEDSGITGTPSHYTDLDKMLNGLNNSNLMILAARPAMGKTAFAINIAENICFKNNIPVGIFSLEMSAEQLVHRIVCSQSEVESDKIKTGALNGIEYQRVVAAVNNMQNHLMVIDDQPGLKITDLRARARRMKETYGIGFLVIDYLQLISGSGSSRGGENRQNEISEISRMLKNLARELNIPVLCLSQLSRKVEERTGHRPMMSDLRESGSIEQDSDIIMFLLRREYYDPLDKPGMAEVIVAKNRHGGVGSVNLTFRKEIAQFANYTPVRFEEKDFVDKEAEFSPFSPAQ from the coding sequence ATGTCCGAGGCCCCTATAAAAGTCAAAATTGCGCCCAATTCAAAAGAATCAGAGATGATGGTTCTGGGTTGCATGTTAACCAGCATCAACGCGCTTAACGTAGCAGCTGATGCATTGGATGATGCCGATTTTTATTATACTGAGCATAAACTCATCTTTCAAACCCTTAAAGAGGCTTACAAAAATGATAAGCCTGCCGATGTTCATCTTGTCTGCGAAGAGCTCAAACGGCAAGACAAGCTTAAAGCAGTAGGAGGGGTTGCCTATGTGACGACTCTCGCTCAGTTTGCAGGGACCTCGGCACATATCGAAGAGTATTGCGAGCTTGTGCGTAACAAAGCCATGCTGCGAAGCATGATTCATGCCGCACAACATGTGGAAAAACGAGCCCTTGAAGAGCCTGCCGATGTCTCCGAAGCACTAGACGAAGCCCAGCAGCTTTTTTTCCAGATCAGCCAATCAGCCTCCTCCTCCCACGGTGTTTTGATCGGGCAGATCCTATCCGGCGTTAAATCAGAATCTCAAGTTCCTTTTCTTAAAGAGCTTCAACAGCGGCAAGAACTTTATCATCAACGTGGACCCGAAGATTCGGGGATTACAGGTACACCTTCCCATTACACAGACCTCGATAAAATGCTCAACGGTTTGAACAATTCAAACTTAATGATTCTAGCTGCCAGACCCGCGATGGGTAAAACGGCTTTTGCCATCAATATCGCCGAAAATATATGTTTCAAAAACAATATCCCCGTGGGGATTTTCTCCTTGGAGATGAGTGCAGAGCAGCTCGTCCATCGGATTGTGTGCTCCCAATCAGAAGTGGAATCGGACAAAATTAAAACGGGGGCTTTAAATGGGATTGAATACCAACGTGTTGTGGCTGCCGTCAATAATATGCAAAACCACCTGATGGTCATCGACGACCAGCCAGGCCTAAAAATTACCGATCTTAGAGCCAGAGCCCGTCGCATGAAAGAAACTTATGGGATTGGATTTTTAGTGATCGACTACCTTCAATTAATCTCAGGCTCAGGTTCTTCCCGGGGCGGAGAAAATCGACAAAACGAAATTTCTGAGATCTCTCGTATGCTCAAAAACTTAGCCAGAGAGTTAAACATTCCAGTCCTCTGTTTATCTCAACTTTCCAGAAAAGTGGAAGAGCGCACGGGACACCGCCCGATGATGAGTGACTTGCGCGAGAGTGGGAGTATTGAACAAGATTCTGATATCATTATGTTCTTGCTCAGAAGAGAATACTATGATCCTTTGGATAAGCCAGGAATGGCTGAAGTGATTGTCGCTAAAAACCGCCATGGCGGCGTAGGGAGTGTAAATTTAACCTTCCGCAAAGAAATTGCCCAATTTGCCAACTACACCCCTGTGCGTTTCGAAGAGAAAGATTTTGTGGATAAGGAAGCAGAATTTAGCCCCTTTTCTCCTGCCCAATAA
- a CDS encoding MFS transporter, giving the protein MPFFAPKKIHLYGTVGFLWLSHLLVDTMIGIWPIYKTIVQMDLAVAGFITAACAFIGEGMQIFFGMLSDKGYRKLLICSGLLCTAASLFFPHVEGHFLLFLLYLLTCLGSGAFHPAAASHTGMLTDKRKSLFVAIFASGGAIGLAASQLVFSSCYHAFEGNTAYLFMPLALLICLIAFFPFAAPPTLAANNKHSVNWEGVRKFLSSRELVSLYFCQVCISSIFWGIIFLLPDTLAARGYTEWISMGGGHFFFVLGGALMMIPSGYLADKYSAQAVILTAIMCGAFLFYLFYFTPLLPPFFVLPLLFFMGAAFGIINPLSVSLGHRLMPSHPGLISAIMMGLAFCLSESIGPGGGGLLAGYFEEDATAKALAVIALLCLPAFLNALMLSSDQKMSPEQAIEYAS; this is encoded by the coding sequence ATGCCTTTTTTTGCCCCGAAAAAAATACACCTTTATGGAACAGTTGGATTCCTTTGGTTATCCCATCTTCTTGTCGATACGATGATTGGGATTTGGCCTATTTACAAAACGATTGTCCAAATGGACTTAGCGGTAGCGGGTTTTATTACGGCAGCTTGCGCCTTTATTGGGGAAGGGATGCAGATCTTTTTTGGCATGCTAAGCGATAAGGGATACCGCAAGTTATTAATTTGTAGCGGATTACTTTGCACGGCCGCCAGCCTATTTTTTCCGCATGTAGAAGGACACTTTCTCCTTTTTCTTCTCTATTTACTAACCTGTTTAGGATCGGGAGCTTTTCACCCGGCCGCCGCGAGCCACACGGGAATGTTGACAGATAAACGCAAAAGTTTATTTGTGGCGATTTTCGCTTCAGGAGGAGCCATCGGATTGGCAGCAAGCCAATTGGTATTTTCCTCTTGCTACCACGCTTTTGAAGGAAATACAGCTTATTTATTTATGCCCCTTGCTCTTCTTATCTGTTTAATTGCGTTTTTTCCTTTCGCAGCTCCCCCTACTTTAGCGGCAAATAACAAACATTCGGTGAACTGGGAGGGCGTGCGAAAATTTCTTTCATCGCGCGAGCTTGTCTCTCTTTATTTTTGCCAAGTCTGCATCAGCTCTATTTTTTGGGGGATTATCTTTCTTTTACCCGACACATTGGCTGCAAGAGGTTATACCGAATGGATCAGCATGGGAGGCGGTCATTTCTTTTTTGTGTTGGGTGGCGCCTTAATGATGATTCCAAGCGGATATTTGGCCGATAAATACTCAGCTCAAGCTGTGATTTTAACCGCCATTATGTGTGGAGCCTTTCTTTTTTATCTATTCTATTTTACCCCTTTACTTCCTCCCTTTTTTGTTTTACCCTTATTGTTTTTTATGGGAGCAGCATTCGGAATTATCAATCCGCTCTCTGTTTCCCTGGGGCACCGTTTAATGCCTTCCCATCCAGGCCTTATCAGCGCCATTATGATGGGACTTGCGTTTTGTTTATCGGAAAGTATTGGACCAGGTGGCGGAGGGCTTTTAGCAGGATACTTTGAGGAAGATGCCACGGCTAAGGCTTTAGCTGTGATTGCTTTATTATGTTTACCCGCATTTTTAAATGCCCTGATGCTTTCTTCGGATCAAAAAATGTCCCCTGAGCAAGCTATTGAATACGCTTCTTAA
- a CDS encoding toxin-antitoxin system YwqK family antitoxin, translating into MRFTWKLFFFSLFFTVCLNTCACSEGSAIHEIKKRQPHWRWVVTETYDSGAPLAILFYDFDPKQNFDIPLKEIRYTLAGNVWLEADLMVLPPGHPSIAEFATTVVPHGLCFTYGPEGFIEKIETFHEGKREGIAKNYQEEGRPIYECFYSKGVLNGPYRVYDSKGKIKEGGTYKNGCLSGEQKVYHFNETLAASSYYTDGLLDKESTEWDEEGNIKARAYYSKGLLCNQGNEPAKKTFYSDNTIHTIQNFQHGIPHGEFIAYYPNGQIQSRVFYSLGKKEGVEQLFADTGELKEEANYKNGLPIGKHLKKHSNDKMAFLATYKAPGILAEPIVEWDEKGNKLRTYQIVGSNLVGEYREWYPNGQLKLGYLYKQGELDGPQEEYYASGNLKVRAHYQNGYRHGSYEEFYENTQPLMRAKFSKGQKQGPFQKWYENGNKAIEATFHDNKPIHVLKEWFSSATPRLLLSYDAEGHKEGVQQEWNAAGNLIYQASFHQDIPHGEMRRWFDTGQLQYKTFYQNGKRDGVEESFYPNGQIATQISWSNGTLEGDFLGWYKEGSLQFEKHFALNQPTGSHYEYYPLVEGKSVPQISSERHYQNGKLHGVQTQYYSDGSKMGQMAYDNGVLHGKKLMCSPKGRTLEEAYYQYGDLEGLYFALKVDGREFIYHYKNNRLHGLHQAFYPPHPQLGRVKALEANFVEGVLEGEVAEFNEVGTKVSSTFYKNGLKNGIAGVYAPDGRIHISAEFKEDHQNGMAYEYYSNGAIKKQALFIQDKKEGEEKAFFPNGQKSAIYPYKEGKLHGTCQEWNQEGILVFEGEYLHGEKHGKFNKYDDRGLTKVLQTFVHGKLVEKKKDSPILHTKE; encoded by the coding sequence ATGAGGTTTACTTGGAAGCTTTTCTTTTTTTCTCTCTTTTTCACCGTTTGCCTAAATACCTGCGCCTGTAGCGAAGGTTCTGCTATTCATGAAATTAAGAAAAGGCAACCCCATTGGAGATGGGTTGTTACCGAAACGTACGATTCCGGAGCTCCCCTAGCCATCCTCTTTTACGATTTTGATCCCAAGCAAAACTTCGATATCCCCTTAAAAGAAATTCGCTATACGCTGGCAGGAAATGTTTGGCTGGAAGCAGATCTCATGGTTCTCCCTCCAGGGCACCCTTCTATCGCAGAATTTGCCACCACAGTTGTGCCGCATGGCCTTTGCTTCACCTATGGACCTGAAGGCTTTATTGAAAAAATTGAAACTTTTCATGAAGGAAAAAGAGAAGGAATTGCCAAAAATTATCAGGAAGAAGGACGACCTATTTACGAATGTTTCTATAGCAAAGGCGTCTTAAACGGCCCCTATCGGGTTTATGATTCCAAAGGAAAAATTAAAGAAGGGGGCACCTATAAAAACGGGTGTTTATCCGGTGAACAAAAAGTTTACCATTTTAATGAAACGTTGGCAGCCAGTTCTTACTATACAGACGGTCTCCTCGATAAAGAATCCACAGAATGGGACGAAGAGGGAAATATAAAAGCAAGAGCCTACTATTCCAAAGGCTTATTATGCAATCAAGGGAATGAACCTGCTAAAAAAACCTTTTATTCGGACAACACGATTCATACTATCCAAAACTTCCAACACGGAATTCCTCATGGGGAATTTATCGCTTATTATCCCAACGGCCAAATTCAATCGCGCGTTTTTTATTCTTTAGGCAAAAAAGAAGGGGTAGAGCAGCTTTTTGCTGACACCGGGGAGCTTAAAGAAGAAGCGAACTATAAAAATGGATTACCTATTGGAAAACATCTTAAAAAACATTCCAATGATAAAATGGCTTTTTTAGCCACCTATAAAGCTCCCGGCATTTTAGCAGAACCGATTGTTGAGTGGGATGAAAAGGGGAACAAGCTTAGGACTTATCAGATAGTGGGCTCTAACTTAGTGGGTGAATACCGAGAATGGTATCCAAATGGGCAACTTAAACTAGGCTATCTTTACAAGCAGGGAGAGCTGGATGGTCCCCAAGAAGAGTACTACGCCTCGGGAAATCTCAAGGTTCGCGCCCATTATCAGAATGGATACCGCCACGGCTCTTATGAGGAGTTTTACGAAAATACTCAACCGCTTATGCGCGCCAAATTTAGCAAAGGGCAAAAACAGGGTCCCTTCCAAAAGTGGTATGAAAATGGGAATAAAGCGATCGAAGCCACTTTCCATGACAATAAACCTATTCATGTTCTAAAGGAATGGTTCTCTTCTGCAACCCCTAGGCTCCTCCTTTCATATGATGCGGAAGGACATAAAGAAGGAGTTCAGCAAGAATGGAATGCAGCAGGAAATTTGATCTATCAAGCATCCTTTCACCAGGATATTCCACATGGAGAAATGCGCAGATGGTTTGATACCGGCCAACTCCAATACAAAACATTCTATCAAAATGGCAAAAGGGATGGAGTGGAAGAATCTTTTTATCCTAACGGGCAAATCGCCACACAAATTTCCTGGTCTAACGGAACTTTAGAAGGAGATTTTCTAGGTTGGTATAAGGAAGGCTCCCTTCAATTTGAAAAACATTTTGCCCTTAATCAACCGACTGGATCCCATTACGAATACTACCCTTTAGTAGAAGGTAAAAGCGTCCCCCAAATTTCTTCTGAAAGACATTATCAAAACGGCAAGCTACATGGAGTGCAAACTCAATACTATTCAGACGGATCTAAAATGGGCCAAATGGCGTATGACAATGGGGTGTTGCATGGCAAGAAACTGATGTGTTCCCCCAAAGGGCGCACCTTAGAAGAAGCCTATTATCAATATGGGGATCTAGAGGGTCTATATTTTGCGCTTAAAGTAGATGGGCGAGAATTTATTTACCATTATAAAAATAATCGTTTACATGGCTTACATCAAGCTTTCTACCCGCCCCATCCACAGCTTGGCCGAGTGAAAGCCCTCGAAGCGAACTTTGTGGAGGGTGTTTTGGAAGGAGAAGTAGCCGAATTCAACGAAGTTGGCACAAAAGTATCCAGCACTTTTTATAAAAATGGGCTAAAAAATGGAATTGCGGGAGTCTATGCCCCAGATGGGCGAATTCATATCTCGGCAGAATTTAAAGAGGATCATCAAAATGGGATGGCCTATGAGTATTACAGCAATGGGGCGATAAAAAAACAGGCCCTCTTTATTCAGGATAAAAAAGAAGGTGAAGAAAAGGCTTTCTTCCCTAATGGGCAAAAATCAGCCATCTATCCTTATAAAGAGGGGAAATTACATGGGACTTGCCAAGAATGGAATCAGGAAGGGATCCTCGTTTTTGAAGGGGAATACTTGCATGGGGAAAAGCATGGCAAATTTAATAAATATGATGATCGGGGTCTAACAAAAGTTTTGCAAACTTTTGTCCATGGCAAATTGGTCGAAAAGAAAAAAGACTCCCCTATTCTTCATACAAAGGAGTAA
- a CDS encoding type II secretion system protein GspD, whose protein sequence is MKFNTYTQLFILFALLFNAVALQGQTIAEKKQGIISEGDLTPRMQKFLGEVNKELIEWHKLLDSYYAEVYRLYEEGAPEQSFKALLGEINSIKANIRDLENSWRELASVSEETEGYALWHHPEATVGQLVMDYGSPDYVYLMTPDIASLKLSVNSNLPVPRSSWGEMLELILNYNGLGSKILNPYLRQLVVIKDDHSNLQLITRDRFELEFVPTCARVCFVLSPQPSEVKRMWYFLDKFTNPHNTTLQMVGRDILIIAQVSEVQELLKIYDFVLANRGDKEYKVVPLYGVEAEEIAKIIGTIFDQLVETTKTTPKPSLSGKGPLIKQNPEPIDASGGSNGLKVIPLSQIAQAVFLVGTKEEIQKAESIIKEVESQVGESRTKTIFWYTTKHSDPHELADVLQRVYELMVQTGTGYEERTSPEEVASQAAATAAPLGATTPPLYDGSSPLAPKPLVPKLYDYGYFLDDTYLVEPNPTRRRWEKERENKGNNTHHNFIVDDKTGAIVMVVEADILPKLKDLLKKLDVPKKMVQIEVLLFEKRLNRDNQFGLNLLRTGNTATNTHSTSLQWNNTSPVGTSVSHPENVGVFEYLVSRAKTASGIPAYDFAYRFLLSQDDIQINASPSVVAINQTPATIEIAEEISVSTGIFEIPTEGSVTLKDSFARARYGIKIEIVPTIHVREETNNPDDPVDYVTLETDILFETINPSTVSRPDVTRRHITNQVRIPDQQTVIIGGLRRKNLNDSKEAIPFLGEIPGIGKLFSITQLSDSATEMFIFITPKIITEAAEDFERIRCEEMQRRPGDVPGFLCRLISAQEAEKNRVFQGYLTMLFGRAPERYMQDGIPRGEYDGR, encoded by the coding sequence GTGAAATTCAATACCTATACTCAACTTTTTATTCTATTTGCCTTACTTTTTAATGCGGTTGCATTGCAAGGACAAACCATCGCTGAAAAAAAACAGGGGATCATAAGTGAAGGGGATCTCACTCCACGCATGCAAAAGTTTTTAGGGGAGGTGAATAAAGAGCTCATCGAATGGCATAAACTTTTAGACAGTTATTATGCTGAGGTCTACCGTTTGTACGAAGAAGGGGCTCCTGAGCAAAGTTTTAAAGCATTATTGGGAGAAATCAACTCTATAAAAGCTAACATTCGCGATCTGGAAAATAGTTGGCGGGAATTAGCTTCGGTTAGTGAAGAAACCGAAGGATATGCGCTTTGGCATCATCCGGAGGCTACGGTAGGGCAGTTGGTCATGGATTATGGATCGCCAGACTATGTGTATTTAATGACACCCGACATCGCTTCCTTAAAATTGAGTGTCAATTCCAACCTTCCGGTTCCCCGCTCATCCTGGGGAGAAATGTTAGAATTGATTCTGAATTACAACGGATTAGGTTCCAAAATTTTGAACCCTTATCTGCGCCAGCTTGTTGTAATAAAAGACGATCACTCTAATTTGCAACTGATCACTCGAGATCGCTTTGAGCTAGAATTTGTTCCAACTTGTGCGCGTGTTTGCTTTGTATTGTCACCTCAACCTTCAGAAGTTAAACGGATGTGGTACTTTTTGGATAAATTTACCAATCCCCACAATACGACTTTGCAAATGGTGGGTCGAGATATTTTGATCATTGCTCAAGTATCTGAAGTACAGGAACTTTTAAAGATTTACGATTTCGTGCTGGCAAATCGAGGAGATAAAGAATACAAAGTTGTGCCTTTATATGGGGTGGAAGCCGAAGAAATAGCTAAAATTATTGGAACAATTTTTGATCAACTCGTGGAAACCACCAAAACAACCCCAAAGCCTTCTCTATCGGGAAAAGGCCCCTTAATTAAGCAAAATCCGGAGCCCATAGATGCGAGTGGAGGCTCAAACGGGTTGAAAGTCATTCCCCTTTCCCAAATTGCTCAAGCTGTTTTTTTGGTGGGAACGAAAGAAGAAATTCAAAAAGCAGAGTCCATCATTAAAGAGGTTGAAAGCCAAGTTGGGGAATCCCGTACAAAAACGATTTTTTGGTATACAACCAAGCATTCGGATCCACATGAACTTGCAGATGTTTTGCAAAGGGTTTATGAACTCATGGTGCAAACCGGCACAGGATACGAGGAGCGGACGTCGCCAGAAGAAGTTGCTTCACAGGCCGCTGCGACGGCAGCTCCACTTGGAGCAACGACGCCACCCTTATATGATGGGTCCTCACCCTTAGCACCCAAGCCTTTAGTGCCCAAATTATATGATTATGGGTATTTTCTCGATGATACTTATCTGGTAGAGCCTAATCCGACGCGCCGGCGATGGGAAAAAGAGCGAGAAAACAAAGGAAACAATACCCACCATAATTTTATTGTAGACGATAAAACTGGAGCAATCGTCATGGTGGTTGAGGCGGACATTTTGCCGAAATTAAAAGATTTGCTCAAAAAGCTCGATGTGCCCAAAAAGATGGTCCAAATTGAGGTGCTCTTATTTGAAAAGAGATTGAATCGAGATAACCAATTTGGGCTAAACCTGTTGCGCACAGGAAATACAGCCACAAATACGCATTCCACTTCTCTTCAATGGAATAACACTTCTCCGGTTGGCACAAGCGTGAGCCACCCTGAAAATGTAGGCGTTTTCGAATATTTGGTTAGCCGTGCCAAAACAGCAAGCGGAATTCCTGCTTATGATTTTGCTTATCGGTTCTTACTCTCCCAAGATGATATTCAAATCAATGCCAGTCCTTCTGTAGTGGCGATCAACCAAACCCCTGCAACGATCGAGATCGCCGAGGAAATTTCAGTTAGTACGGGGATTTTTGAAATTCCAACGGAAGGATCCGTTACTTTAAAAGATTCTTTTGCTAGAGCAAGGTATGGGATTAAAATTGAAATTGTGCCTACTATCCACGTCCGGGAAGAAACAAATAATCCGGATGATCCAGTAGATTATGTTACGTTAGAAACCGATATCCTATTTGAAACAATCAATCCATCGACTGTAAGCCGACCCGATGTGACACGCAGGCATATCACTAATCAGGTGCGCATTCCTGATCAACAAACGGTAATCATTGGGGGATTAAGGCGCAAAAATCTGAATGATTCCAAAGAAGCAATTCCTTTTTTAGGAGAGATTCCGGGGATTGGCAAATTATTTAGCATCACGCAGCTGTCAGACTCTGCCACTGAAATGTTTATCTTTATTACCCCTAAAATTATCACCGAGGCTGCCGAAGATTTTGAGCGAATTCGTTGCGAAGAAATGCAGCGGCGTCCAGGAGATGTGCCTGGATTTTTATGCCGCCTTATCAGTGCACAAGAAGCTGAGAAAAATCGAGTCTTTCAAGGATACTTAACGATGTTATTTGGAAGGGCTCCTGAGCGTTATATGCAGGATGGTATTCCTCGTGGTGAATATGATGGAAGATAA